ACGGTACTTTGTCTTCCATTAAATCATCACCAAGCATGACGACGAAAGGTTCGTCACCAACGAAAGCTTTAGCCGTTAAAACGGCATCGCCCAAACCACGTGGATGTGATTGCCGGATAAAGTACAAGTTAATGTCTGTGGTTTCTTGAACCAGCTTGAGCATTTCTTCCTTGTGCTTAGCCCGTAAGTTATCCTCTAATTCTGGGTTAGAATCATAGTAATCTTCAATACTACGCTTGCTCTTACCCGTGACGATAACAATGTCTTCGATCCCCGATTTACGAGCTTCGTCAACAATGAACTGAATCGTTGGTTTATCAACGATTGGTAACATTTCTTTAGGCATCGCCTTAGTAGCAGGCAAAAACCGTGTTCCTAATCCGGCCGCTGGGATAACGGCTTTTCTAACTTTTGACATGTGATAAATCCTCCTAAAAATAGTGAAATTAGTTTGGAAATTCCTACTGAATCTCAGGTTTCCCCTCGCGCCGCATCAATTGTGGAATGACTTCCTTAATGTCGGCACTCTTATATAATACATCATAAATCGCTTCAGTGATGGGCATTTCGATATTTTGTTGCTGTGCAAGCTCGTAAGCGGCTTTAGTTGACGGGATACCTTCAATAACCATGCCCATGGTATCAATCACCGTCTTGAGGTCCTGACCAGCACCTAACTCATTACCAGCGCGCCAGTTACGCGAATGGACACTAGTTGCCGTAACAATTAAATCGCCAACACCGGATAAACCGATAAATGTCAACGGCTCTGCGCCCAACGCCACTCCGAGCCGACTGATTTCAGCTAAACCACGAGTCATTAAGGCTGCCTTGGCGTCATCACCATAGCCCAGGCCGTGTAGCGCACCAGCACCCAGGGCAATGATATTTTTGAGCGCCGCACCTAGTTCAACACCAACCACGTCGGTATTCGTGTAAATGCGGAAATAGTCATTCATGAAGAGTTGCTGTACTAATTCGGCTGCAGATTCATCGGCGCTAGCCGCCGTAATCAACGTAATATCGTGGCGGGCCACTTCTTCAGCATGACTAGGGCCCGATAAGACAACGATCGCTTGTCGTAATTCGGCGGGAATTTCTTCTGCCAAAACTTGCGACAGCCGCTTGTGTGTCTCTTGTTCGAGTCCCTTGCTAGCATGCACAATAATCGGCCGCTGATGGGTCTTGGCAAGCACGGCAGTCACTTGTTGGGCCACTTCGCGAATCGCTTTGGTTGGTACGACAAACAAGATTACATCCGCACCATCAATCGCCTGTGTTAGATTAGAATAAGCAGTCAACGTTT
This Lactiplantibacillus plantarum DNA region includes the following protein-coding sequences:
- a CDS encoding NAD(P)H-dependent glycerol-3-phosphate dehydrogenase, encoding MMKKIAVLGAGSWGSILANLLDENGHSVRLWSYSPAQVTELNEQHTNERYVPDFKYSETLTAYSNLTQAIDGADVILFVVPTKAIREVAQQVTAVLAKTHQRPIIVHASKGLEQETHKRLSQVLAEEIPAELRQAIVVLSGPSHAEEVARHDITLITAASADESAAELVQQLFMNDYFRIYTNTDVVGVELGAALKNIIALGAGALHGLGYGDDAKAALMTRGLAEISRLGVALGAEPLTFIGLSGVGDLIVTATSVHSRNWRAGNELGAGQDLKTVIDTMGMVIEGIPSTKAAYELAQQQNIEMPITEAIYDVLYKSADIKEVIPQLMRREGKPEIQ